A genome region from Pseudomonas helmanticensis includes the following:
- a CDS encoding MBL fold metallo-hydrolase: protein MPAQIESFLDPASSTYSYVVYEADGGQCAIVDPVLDYDGAAGRTCTAQADKIIAFVRQHNLQVQWLLETHAHADHLSAAPYLRRELGGKIAIGESISKVQNVFKVLFNLEPEFCVDGSQFDHLFAPNESFRIGNLKATALHMPGHTPADMAYLIDGEQILVGDTLFMPDVGTARCDFPGGNAHQLFNSIQKLLAFPASVKLYVCHDYPPEGRESQCQSTVGEQRKSNIHVHDGVDEAAFVEMRTQRDAGLGMPTLLLPAIQVNVRAGNLPAAEDNGVVYLKIPINKL, encoded by the coding sequence ATGCCCGCGCAGATTGAATCGTTCCTCGACCCCGCCTCCTCGACCTACAGCTATGTGGTCTATGAAGCCGACGGCGGGCAATGCGCAATTGTCGATCCCGTACTCGATTACGACGGCGCCGCCGGCCGCACCTGTACCGCGCAGGCCGACAAGATCATCGCCTTCGTGCGCCAACACAATCTGCAAGTGCAGTGGCTGCTGGAAACCCACGCCCACGCCGATCACCTGTCCGCCGCGCCGTACCTGCGCAGGGAACTGGGCGGCAAGATCGCCATTGGCGAGTCGATCAGCAAAGTGCAGAACGTGTTCAAGGTCCTGTTCAATCTCGAGCCGGAATTCTGCGTCGACGGCTCGCAGTTCGATCATCTGTTTGCGCCGAACGAGTCATTCCGCATCGGTAACCTCAAGGCCACGGCCCTGCATATGCCGGGGCATACGCCGGCGGACATGGCTTATTTGATCGATGGCGAGCAGATTCTGGTGGGCGACACGCTGTTCATGCCCGACGTGGGTACGGCACGCTGTGATTTCCCCGGTGGTAATGCGCATCAACTGTTCAACTCGATCCAGAAGCTGTTGGCTTTTCCGGCGAGCGTGAAGCTTTACGTCTGCCACGACTATCCGCCAGAGGGCCGCGAGTCGCAGTGCCAGAGCACGGTTGGCGAGCAGCGTAAAAGCAATATTCATGTGCATGACGGGGTTGATGAAGCGGCGTTCGTCGAGATGCGTACCCAGCGTGACGCCGGGTTGGGCATGCCGACGTTGTTGTTGCCGGCGATTCAGGTGAATGTGCGGGCGGGGAATTTGCCGGCGGCTGAAGACAATGGCGTGGTTTATCTGAAGATTCCGATCAACAAGCTTTAA
- a CDS encoding ArsR/SmtB family transcription factor: protein MQSSLTECEVAQLRASASKACALLKALANEDRLLILCQLTQGERNVGELEKMTGVRQPTLSQQLGILRDEGMVATRREGKYIFYGLASPEVIQVMKTLSGLYCGAVLKSWEQP, encoded by the coding sequence ATGCAATCCAGTCTGACCGAATGTGAAGTCGCCCAACTGCGCGCCTCGGCCTCCAAGGCCTGTGCGTTGCTCAAGGCGTTGGCCAATGAAGATCGCCTGTTGATTCTGTGTCAACTGACCCAGGGCGAACGCAATGTCGGCGAACTGGAAAAGATGACCGGCGTACGTCAGCCGACGCTGTCACAGCAACTGGGCATCCTGCGCGACGAAGGCATGGTCGCCACTCGCCGCGAAGGCAAATACATTTTTTATGGGCTGGCCAGCCCGGAAGTGATTCAGGTGATGAAGACCCTGTCGGGGCTTTATTGCGGGGCGGTGCTCAAGAGCTGGGAACAGCCGTAA
- a CDS encoding NAD(P)/FAD-dependent oxidoreductase, translating to MNDQHWGPSISADIVVIGGGTAGIGFVASLLKRDPDLKITVIEPSSQHYYQPAWTLVGGGAYDVKDTVRPMAKVMPRQVNWVQAAVAAIDPDARQLTLNDQRTVSYQNLIVCPGLRLAWEKIEGLQESLGQHGVTSNYSYQHAQYTWDQVQKLRGGKALFTQPAMPIKCAGAPQKALYLSCDHWLKTAVLNNINVEFNLAGAALFGVATFVPPLMKYIEKYNAQLAFNSNLVKVDGPAQTAWFETRDADGNVTREAKTFDLLHVVPPQVSPDFIAQSRLADAAGWCEVNPHSLQHPGYPDVFALGDICGTSNAKTAAAVRKQVVVVAENLLALRKQQPLPLKYDGYGSCPLTVEKGKVILAEFGYAGKLLPTFPLDPTVARRSAWFLKATLLPWFYWNGMLKGREWLTSLSKVD from the coding sequence ATGAACGATCAACACTGGGGCCCATCCATCAGTGCAGACATCGTGGTCATCGGCGGCGGTACCGCCGGTATCGGCTTCGTCGCCAGTCTGCTCAAGCGCGATCCGGACCTGAAAATCACCGTGATCGAACCAAGTTCACAGCACTATTACCAACCGGCGTGGACACTGGTCGGCGGTGGTGCGTACGACGTCAAGGACACCGTCAGGCCGATGGCCAAGGTGATGCCGCGCCAGGTCAATTGGGTGCAGGCCGCCGTCGCCGCGATTGACCCGGACGCACGCCAGTTGACCCTCAACGATCAACGCACGGTCAGCTACCAGAATCTGATCGTCTGTCCCGGCCTGCGTCTGGCCTGGGAGAAAATCGAAGGCTTGCAGGAAAGCCTTGGCCAACATGGCGTGACCTCCAACTACAGCTACCAGCACGCGCAATACACTTGGGATCAGGTGCAGAAACTGCGCGGCGGCAAAGCCCTGTTCACCCAGCCGGCGATGCCGATCAAATGCGCCGGCGCGCCGCAAAAGGCCTTGTATCTGTCCTGCGATCACTGGCTCAAAACCGCTGTGCTGAACAATATCAATGTTGAGTTCAACCTCGCCGGCGCCGCACTGTTCGGCGTGGCGACGTTCGTGCCGCCACTGATGAAGTACATCGAAAAATACAACGCGCAACTGGCGTTCAACTCGAACCTGGTCAAGGTCGACGGCCCGGCGCAAACCGCCTGGTTCGAGACCAGGGACGCCGACGGCAACGTCACCCGCGAGGCGAAAACCTTCGATCTGCTGCACGTCGTGCCGCCGCAGGTTTCACCGGATTTCATTGCACAAAGCCGGCTGGCCGACGCCGCCGGCTGGTGCGAAGTCAATCCGCACAGCCTGCAACATCCGGGTTATCCCGACGTGTTCGCGCTCGGTGATATCTGCGGCACCAGCAACGCAAAAACCGCCGCTGCGGTGCGCAAGCAAGTCGTGGTGGTGGCGGAAAACCTGTTGGCGTTGCGCAAGCAACAACCGCTGCCATTGAAGTACGACGGCTACGGCTCGTGCCCGTTGACGGTGGAGAAGGGCAAAGTGATCCTTGCCGAGTTCGGTTACGCCGGCAAGTTGCTGCCGACCTTTCCACTCGACCCGACCGTGGCGCGGCGTTCGGCGTGGTTTCTCAAGGCGACGCTGCTGCCGTGGTTCTACTGGAACGGCATGCTCAAGGGTCGCGAGTGGCTGACCAGCCTGTCCAAGGTCGACTGA
- a CDS encoding sulfite exporter TauE/SafE family protein yields MLLASLFGVVMGLVLGLTGAGGGILAVPALVLGLGWTMTQAAPVALFAVGSAAAVGAIDGLRHGLVRYRAALLIAALGAVFSPLGIYFAHQLPEKILMILFSLLMVMVAWRMLRRERQEAGPSDHGHGSWGQKNCMLDAETGRFDWTAKCTATLAALGAVTGVVSGLLGVGGGFLIVPAFKQLTDVQMRGIVATSLMVISLISVIGVIGSFHAGVRIDGQGGAFIVASIVGMIIGRKLCARVPARALQVGFASVCLVVAGYMLLRA; encoded by the coding sequence ATGTTGCTGGCAAGTCTGTTTGGCGTGGTGATGGGGTTGGTCCTCGGTTTGACCGGGGCCGGTGGCGGCATTCTGGCGGTGCCGGCGCTGGTGCTTGGGCTTGGCTGGACGATGACGCAAGCGGCGCCAGTGGCGCTGTTTGCCGTCGGCAGTGCGGCGGCAGTCGGGGCCATCGACGGTTTGCGTCATGGTCTGGTGCGTTATCGTGCGGCGCTGTTGATTGCCGCGTTGGGCGCGGTGTTCTCGCCGTTGGGCATCTACTTCGCGCATCAGTTGCCGGAGAAGATCCTGATGATTCTGTTCAGCCTGCTGATGGTCATGGTCGCCTGGCGCATGCTGCGGCGTGAGCGTCAGGAAGCAGGCCCGAGCGATCATGGTCACGGCAGTTGGGGCCAGAAAAACTGCATGCTCGATGCAGAAACCGGGCGCTTCGACTGGACCGCCAAATGCACCGCGACCCTCGCCGCATTGGGCGCGGTCACAGGGGTCGTGTCGGGGTTGCTGGGGGTGGGTGGCGGCTTTTTGATCGTGCCGGCGTTCAAGCAACTGACCGATGTGCAGATGCGCGGGATTGTCGCGACGTCGTTGATGGTGATCAGCCTGATTTCGGTGATCGGGGTGATCGGCTCGTTTCACGCTGGTGTGCGGATTGACGGGCAGGGCGGTGCGTTCATCGTTGCCAGCATTGTTGGCATGATCATCGGGCGCAAGCTGTGCGCGCGGGTGCCGGCGCGGGCGTTGCAGGTGGGGTTTGCCAGTGTGTGTCTGGTGGTGGCGGGGTATATGTTGTTGCGGGCTTGA
- a CDS encoding TRAP transporter large permease has protein sequence MDALILLGSFIVLILIGMPVAYALGLSALIGAWWIDIPFQALMIQVAGGVNKFSLLAIPFFVLAGAIMAEGGMSRRLVAFAGVLVGFVRGGLSLVNIMASTFFGAISGSSVADTASVGSVLIPEMERKGYPREFSTAVTVSGSVQALLTPPSHNSVLYSLAAGGTVSIASLFMAGVVPGLLMSACLMVLCLIFARKRDYPKGDVIPLREALKICGEALWGMMAMVIILGGILSGIFTATESAAIAVLWAFFVTMFIYRDYKWSELPKLMHRTVRTISIVMILIGFAASFGYIMTLMQIPAKITTLFLTLSDNRYVILMCINVMLLLLGTVMDMAPLILILTPILMPVILGIGVDPVQFGMIMLVNLGIGLITPPVGAVLFVGSAVGKVSIESTVKALMPFYAVLFLVLMLVTYVPAISLWLPHLVL, from the coding sequence ATGGACGCATTGATTCTGCTGGGCAGTTTTATCGTATTGATTCTGATCGGCATGCCGGTCGCCTACGCCCTCGGGCTGTCGGCACTGATCGGCGCGTGGTGGATCGACATTCCGTTTCAGGCCTTGATGATTCAGGTCGCCGGCGGGGTCAACAAGTTCTCGCTGCTGGCGATTCCGTTCTTTGTCCTGGCCGGGGCGATCATGGCCGAGGGCGGCATGTCGCGGCGGCTGGTGGCGTTTGCCGGGGTGCTGGTCGGCTTCGTGCGCGGCGGCCTGTCGCTGGTCAACATCATGGCCTCGACGTTTTTTGGCGCGATCTCCGGTTCATCGGTAGCCGACACGGCTTCGGTAGGCTCGGTGTTGATTCCAGAGATGGAACGCAAGGGTTATCCGCGCGAGTTCTCTACAGCGGTGACCGTCAGCGGTTCGGTGCAGGCCTTGCTGACACCGCCAAGCCACAACTCGGTGCTGTATTCATTGGCAGCCGGTGGCACGGTGTCCATTGCATCGCTGTTCATGGCCGGCGTGGTGCCGGGCCTGTTGATGAGCGCGTGCCTGATGGTGCTGTGCCTGATCTTCGCGCGCAAACGCGATTACCCGAAAGGCGACGTCATTCCGCTGCGTGAGGCGCTGAAAATCTGCGGCGAAGCGCTGTGGGGCATGATGGCGATGGTGATCATTCTCGGCGGCATTCTCTCGGGGATTTTTACCGCGACCGAGTCGGCGGCGATTGCCGTGCTCTGGGCGTTCTTCGTCACCATGTTCATCTACCGCGATTACAAGTGGAGCGAACTGCCAAAACTGATGCACCGCACGGTGCGGACGATTTCGATCGTGATGATCCTGATCGGTTTCGCCGCGAGCTTCGGCTACATCATGACCCTGATGCAGATCCCGGCGAAAATCACCACGCTGTTCCTGACCCTGTCGGACAACCGCTACGTGATCCTGATGTGCATCAACGTCATGCTGCTGTTGCTCGGCACGGTGATGGACATGGCGCCGCTGATCCTGATCCTCACACCGATTCTGATGCCGGTGATTCTCGGCATTGGCGTAGACCCGGTGCAGTTCGGCATGATCATGCTGGTGAACCTGGGGATCGGATTGATAACACCGCCGGTAGGTGCGGTGCTGTTTGTCGGTTCGGCGGTGGGCAAGGTGAGTATTGAAAGCACGGTGAAGGCGCTCATGCCGTTTTACGCAGTGCTGTTTCTGGTGTTGATGCTGGTGACGTACGTTCCGGCGATTTCGCTGTGGTTGCCGCATCTGGTGTTGTAA
- a CDS encoding TRAP transporter small permease, which produces MKNSLLRLNDKLYMTCIWVAGLSVLAIALIIPWGVFARYALGTGSSWPEPTAILLMMVFTFIGAAASYRAGAHMAVAMVTDRLPPNLRRTMSIISQLLMGTICLFMAIWGAKLCASTWNQFMSALPTLRVGITYMPIPIGGALTLVFVLEKLFLGDQSNRRVVRFDLVEENEGAA; this is translated from the coding sequence ATGAAGAATTCGCTGCTGCGCCTCAATGACAAGCTGTACATGACCTGCATCTGGGTCGCCGGCCTGTCGGTACTGGCCATCGCCCTGATCATTCCCTGGGGCGTGTTCGCCCGCTATGCCCTTGGCACCGGTTCGAGCTGGCCGGAGCCCACTGCGATCCTGCTGATGATGGTCTTTACCTTCATCGGTGCAGCTGCCAGTTATCGTGCCGGCGCGCACATGGCCGTGGCGATGGTCACCGACCGCTTGCCACCGAATCTGCGCAGAACCATGAGCATCATTTCCCAATTGTTGATGGGCACCATCTGCCTGTTCATGGCGATCTGGGGCGCCAAGCTGTGCGCTTCGACGTGGAACCAGTTCATGAGCGCGCTGCCGACCTTGCGCGTCGGTATCACCTATATGCCGATCCCGATTGGCGGCGCGCTGACGCTGGTGTTCGTACTGGAAAAACTGTTTTTGGGCGACCAGAGCAACCGTCGGGTTGTGCGGTTCGATCTGGTTGAAGAAAACGAAGGGGCTGCCTGA
- a CDS encoding TRAP transporter substrate-binding protein, with the protein MDFKRTLLAAALPLMFTFAGAAQALEIKFADIHPAGYPTVVAEESMGKTLTKETNGELTFKYFPGGVLGSEKEVIEQAQVGAIQMTRVSLGIVGPVVPDVNVFNMPFIFRDQAHMRAVIDGEVGDAILDKITNSEFGLVALAWMDGGTRNIYTKKPVRKLEDLKGMKIRVQGNPMFIETINAMGGNGIAMDTGEIFSALQTGVIDGAENNPPTLLEHNHFQNAKFYSLTGHLILPEPIVMSKITWEKLTPDQQTLVKKAAKDAQLEERKLWDAKSASSEEKLKAAGVEFITVDKKPFYEATASVREKYGAPYADLIKRIEAVQ; encoded by the coding sequence ATGGACTTCAAACGCACCTTGCTCGCCGCTGCACTCCCGCTGATGTTCACCTTCGCCGGTGCCGCGCAGGCACTGGAAATCAAGTTCGCTGATATTCACCCCGCCGGTTATCCGACCGTGGTCGCTGAAGAAAGCATGGGCAAAACCCTGACCAAGGAAACCAATGGCGAACTCACCTTCAAATACTTCCCGGGCGGCGTGCTCGGTTCGGAGAAAGAAGTCATCGAACAGGCACAGGTCGGCGCGATCCAGATGACCCGCGTCAGCCTCGGCATCGTCGGTCCGGTGGTGCCGGATGTGAACGTGTTCAACATGCCGTTCATTTTCCGTGACCAGGCGCACATGCGCGCAGTGATCGATGGTGAAGTCGGCGATGCGATCCTCGACAAGATCACCAATTCCGAATTCGGCCTGGTCGCGCTGGCCTGGATGGACGGCGGCACGCGCAACATCTACACCAAGAAACCGGTGCGTAAACTCGAAGACCTCAAAGGCATGAAAATCCGCGTGCAGGGCAACCCGATGTTCATCGAGACCATCAACGCCATGGGCGGCAACGGCATAGCCATGGATACCGGGGAAATCTTCAGCGCGCTGCAGACCGGGGTCATCGACGGCGCGGAAAACAACCCGCCGACCCTGCTCGAACACAACCATTTCCAGAACGCCAAGTTCTACAGCCTGACCGGGCACCTGATCCTGCCCGAGCCAATCGTGATGTCGAAAATCACCTGGGAAAAACTCACCCCAGACCAACAGACGCTGGTGAAAAAAGCCGCCAAGGATGCACAGCTTGAAGAGCGCAAGTTGTGGGATGCCAAGTCCGCCAGCAGCGAAGAGAAACTCAAGGCTGCCGGCGTCGAGTTCATCACCGTCGACAAGAAACCCTTCTACGAGGCCACTGCCTCGGTTCGCGAGAAATACGGCGCACCTTATGCCGACCTGATCAAGCGCATCGAAGCCGTGCAATAA
- a CDS encoding SMP-30/gluconolactonase/LRE family protein: MQAELIVDARNAVGESPVWVPEENALYWVDIPNGSLQRWSADTGHVQTWKTPEMLACIVRHSRGGWIAGMESGFFHLQPHADGSLDSELLASVAHSRKDMRLNDGRCDRQGRFWAGSMVLNMGLNAPEGRLYRYGAGQSGVVDAQLDGFIVPNGLGFSPDGKTMYLSDSHPDVQLIWAFDYDTDSGTPSNRRVFVDMNHFPGRPDGAAVDAEGFYWICANDAGLIHRFAPDGRLDFSLEVPVKKPTMCAFGGSAMDTLFVASIRPGDDHDPRSLAGGVFALNPGVKGLPEPLFDALL, from the coding sequence ATGCAAGCCGAATTGATCGTCGATGCTCGCAACGCCGTGGGCGAAAGCCCGGTCTGGGTGCCAGAGGAAAACGCGTTGTACTGGGTCGATATTCCCAACGGCAGCCTGCAACGCTGGAGCGCCGACACTGGGCATGTACAGACCTGGAAAACCCCGGAAATGCTCGCCTGCATCGTTCGCCACAGCCGTGGCGGCTGGATCGCCGGCATGGAAAGCGGTTTCTTTCATCTGCAGCCGCACGCCGACGGCAGCCTCGACAGTGAGCTGCTGGCCAGCGTCGCACACAGCCGCAAAGACATGCGTCTCAACGATGGTCGCTGCGACCGTCAGGGCCGGTTCTGGGCCGGCAGCATGGTCTTGAACATGGGCCTGAATGCGCCCGAGGGCCGGCTCTATCGCTACGGTGCCGGGCAGTCTGGCGTGGTTGATGCGCAACTCGACGGTTTCATCGTGCCCAACGGCCTCGGCTTCAGCCCCGACGGTAAAACGATGTACCTGTCCGACTCGCATCCCGACGTGCAGTTGATCTGGGCGTTCGATTACGACACTGACAGCGGCACACCGTCGAACCGACGCGTTTTCGTCGACATGAACCACTTCCCCGGTCGCCCTGATGGCGCGGCCGTGGACGCTGAAGGTTTTTACTGGATCTGCGCCAATGACGCCGGCCTCATCCACCGTTTCGCACCGGACGGCAGACTCGATTTTTCGCTCGAAGTCCCGGTAAAAAAACCGACCATGTGTGCCTTCGGTGGCAGCGCGATGGACACCTTGTTCGTCGCCTCGATCCGCCCCGGTGACGACCATGATCCGCGCTCCCTGGCCGGCGGCGTGTTCGCCCTGAACCCCGGAGTCAAAGGCCTGCCGGAACCGTTATTCGACGCTTTGCTGTAA
- a CDS encoding NAD-dependent epimerase/dehydratase family protein — protein MTSTSTPRAPFNRLLLTGAAGGLGKVLRERLRPYANVLRLSDIAALAPAVDDREEVMLCDLADKHAVHQLVEGVDAILHFGGVSVERPFEEILGANICGVFHIYEAARRHGVKRVIFASSNHVIGFYKQDEHLDASSARRPDGYYGLSKSYGEDMASFYFDRYGIETVSIRIGSSFPEPQNRRMMHTWLSFDDLTQLLEHSLYTPNVGHTVVYGMSANKDVWWDNRFASHLGFAAKDSSEIFREKVEAQPLPAADDPARIYQGGAFVAAGPFGD, from the coding sequence ATGACGTCTACCTCTACTCCCCGCGCCCCTTTCAATCGCCTGCTGCTGACCGGCGCTGCCGGTGGCCTCGGCAAAGTCCTGCGCGAACGCTTGCGCCCGTACGCCAATGTGTTGCGCCTGTCCGATATCGCCGCCCTCGCCCCGGCCGTCGATGATCGCGAAGAAGTGATGCTCTGCGACCTCGCCGACAAACACGCCGTGCACCAACTGGTCGAGGGCGTCGACGCGATCCTGCACTTCGGCGGCGTCTCCGTTGAACGTCCCTTTGAAGAGATCCTCGGCGCCAACATCTGCGGCGTCTTCCATATCTACGAAGCCGCGCGCCGGCATGGTGTGAAGCGGGTGATCTTCGCCAGCTCCAACCATGTCATCGGCTTCTACAAACAGGACGAACACCTCGACGCCAGCTCCGCGCGCCGCCCCGATGGCTACTACGGTTTGTCCAAGTCCTATGGCGAAGACATGGCCAGTTTCTACTTCGATCGCTACGGCATCGAGACGGTCAGCATCCGCATCGGCTCCTCGTTCCCCGAGCCGCAAAACCGCCGAATGATGCACACCTGGCTGAGCTTCGACGACCTCACGCAATTGCTCGAACACTCGCTGTACACGCCCAACGTCGGCCACACCGTAGTCTATGGCATGTCCGCCAACAAGGACGTGTGGTGGGACAACCGCTTCGCCAGCCACCTCGGTTTTGCCGCCAAGGACAGCTCCGAAATATTCCGCGAAAAAGTCGAAGCCCAGCCGCTGCCGGCCGCCGATGACCCGGCGCGGATATACCAGGGCGGTGCCTTCGTCGCCGCCGGTCCGTTTGGCGACTGA
- a CDS encoding OprD family porin: MSTLVRNSVRPSRFSVIRPRSTLSLIGCSSLALALPMSADAEGFLEDSKATLNLRNAYFNRNFVNPANAQGKAEEWTQNFILDAKSGFTQGTVGFGLDVLGLYSQKLDGGKGSGGTQLLPIHDDGRPADNFGRLGVALKAKVSKTELKVGEWMPVLPILRSDDGRSLPQTFRGGQITSTEINGLTVYGGQFRGNSPRNDASMEDMSMNGRGAFTSDRFNFGGGEYTFNDKRTLIGVWYAELSDIYQQQYFNLSHSQPLGDWTLGANLGFFTGKEDGSAQAGDLDNKTAFAMLSAKYGGNTFYVGLQKLSGDDAWMRVNGTSGGTLANDSYNASYDNARERSWQLRHDYNFVALGIPGLTLMNRYISGDNVHTGTITDGKEWGRESELAYTVQSGALKNLNVRWRNATMRRDFSTNEFDENRIFISYPISLL; the protein is encoded by the coding sequence GTGAGCACACTCGTCCGCAATTCCGTTCGCCCTTCGCGTTTTTCCGTTATTCGCCCGCGTTCCACCCTGAGCCTGATTGGCTGCAGCAGCCTGGCCCTCGCCCTACCGATGAGCGCCGATGCCGAAGGCTTTCTCGAAGACAGCAAAGCCACGCTGAACCTGCGCAATGCCTACTTCAATCGCAACTTCGTCAACCCGGCCAATGCCCAGGGCAAGGCCGAAGAGTGGACGCAGAACTTCATTCTCGATGCCAAATCCGGATTCACTCAGGGCACCGTCGGTTTCGGTCTTGATGTGCTGGGGCTGTATTCGCAAAAGCTTGATGGCGGCAAAGGCAGCGGCGGCACGCAACTGTTGCCGATCCACGATGACGGACGTCCGGCGGACAACTTCGGGCGCCTTGGTGTCGCGCTGAAGGCCAAGGTGTCGAAGACTGAACTGAAGGTCGGTGAATGGATGCCGGTGCTGCCGATCCTGCGTTCCGACGATGGCCGCTCCCTGCCGCAGACCTTTCGCGGCGGCCAGATCACTTCCACCGAGATCAATGGCCTGACCGTCTACGGCGGCCAGTTTCGCGGCAACAGCCCGCGCAACGACGCCAGCATGGAAGACATGTCGATGAATGGTCGCGGCGCGTTCACCTCGGACCGCTTCAACTTCGGCGGCGGTGAATACACCTTCAATGACAAGCGCACCCTGATTGGCGTGTGGTACGCCGAACTCAGCGACATCTACCAGCAGCAGTATTTCAACCTCAGCCACAGCCAGCCGTTGGGCGACTGGACGCTGGGCGCCAACCTCGGTTTCTTCACCGGCAAGGAAGACGGCAGCGCCCAGGCCGGCGACCTCGACAACAAAACTGCGTTCGCCATGCTCTCGGCCAAATACGGTGGCAACACCTTCTACGTCGGCCTGCAAAAACTCAGCGGCGACGATGCCTGGATGCGGGTCAACGGTACCAGCGGCGGCACCTTGGCCAACGACAGTTACAACGCCAGTTATGACAACGCCAGGGAGCGCTCCTGGCAACTGCGTCACGACTACAACTTCGTCGCCCTCGGCATTCCCGGTCTGACCCTGATGAACCGCTACATAAGCGGCGATAACGTGCACACCGGGACCATCACCGACGGCAAGGAATGGGGCCGCGAGTCGGAGCTGGCTTACACCGTACAGAGCGGAGCGTTGAAGAACCTCAACGTGAGATGGCGCAACGCGACCATGCGCCGGGACTTCAGCACCAACGAGTTTGACGAGAACCGGATCTTTATCAGTTATCCGATTTCGTTGTTGTAA
- a CDS encoding MFS transporter translates to MDQYAPRNWQPHEKPSLPGSPSTPLHSNRKRLAYALVGLLVALTGGLGNSLVVANLPYLQGALGATTAEMAWLPAAYVMTNVSMNLLLVKFRQQFGLRAFTEVFLVLYALVTFGHLFVNDLNSAVAVRAAHGMVGAALSSLGLYYMVQAFPAKWRMKALVLGLGTSQLALPLARLFSEDLLQIAEWRGLYLFELGMALLSLGCVLMLKLPPGDRFKTFEKLDFLTFAILATGVALLCAVLSLGRIDWWLEADWIGVALASSIALILAGLAIEHNRSNPMLMTRWLGSGTMIRLALAVTLIRMVTSEQSTGAVGFMQNLNMGYEQLHSLYVVMLIGSVAGLLTSALTIDPKHLLMPLIISLGLMATGSVMDSFSNNLTRPQNLYFSQFLLAFGSTFFLGPTMVLGTRNVLTNPRNLVSFSVLFGICNNLGGLLGAALLGTFQIVREKFHSSQIVEHLVMSDPLVAARVQSGGSAYGSLLADPSLRNLAGIRSLSNAATREANVLAYNDVFMLIAVIAVLTMIWLSIRALWLMSTTKAVAPAPSTPSSGATSS, encoded by the coding sequence ATGGATCAATACGCCCCGCGCAACTGGCAGCCCCACGAGAAGCCCAGTCTGCCCGGTTCCCCCTCGACGCCGTTGCACTCCAACCGCAAGCGCCTGGCCTATGCGCTGGTCGGTTTGCTGGTGGCGTTGACCGGTGGTCTGGGCAACTCGCTGGTGGTCGCCAACCTGCCTTATCTGCAAGGTGCGCTCGGCGCGACCACAGCCGAAATGGCCTGGTTGCCGGCGGCGTACGTGATGACCAACGTGTCGATGAACCTGCTGCTGGTGAAGTTTCGTCAGCAGTTCGGTTTGCGCGCGTTCACCGAGGTGTTCCTGGTGCTGTATGCGCTGGTGACCTTCGGCCATTTGTTCGTCAATGACCTGAATTCGGCCGTGGCGGTGCGTGCGGCGCACGGCATGGTCGGTGCGGCGTTGAGTTCTCTGGGCCTGTATTACATGGTCCAGGCATTCCCGGCGAAGTGGCGGATGAAGGCGCTGGTGCTCGGTCTTGGCACCTCACAACTGGCCTTACCGCTGGCGCGGTTGTTCTCTGAAGACTTGCTGCAAATCGCCGAATGGCGTGGCTTGTACCTGTTCGAATTGGGCATGGCGCTGCTGTCGCTGGGCTGCGTGCTGATGCTCAAGTTGCCGCCGGGCGACCGCTTCAAAACCTTCGAAAAACTCGACTTCCTGACCTTCGCGATTCTCGCTACCGGCGTGGCGTTATTGTGCGCGGTGTTGTCGTTGGGGCGGATCGATTGGTGGCTGGAAGCCGACTGGATCGGTGTTGCCCTGGCTTCGTCCATCGCGCTGATTCTCGCCGGCCTGGCCATCGAGCATAACCGCAGCAACCCGATGCTGATGACCCGTTGGCTTGGCAGCGGAACGATGATTCGCCTGGCGCTGGCGGTGACCCTGATTCGTATGGTTACCTCGGAGCAGTCCACCGGGGCGGTGGGTTTCATGCAGAACCTGAACATGGGTTATGAGCAGTTGCACAGCCTGTACGTGGTGATGCTGATCGGCAGCGTCGCGGGGTTGTTGACCAGCGCGCTGACGATCGACCCCAAACACCTGCTGATGCCGTTGATCATCTCGCTGGGGCTGATGGCCACCGGGTCGGTGATGGACAGTTTTTCCAACAACCTGACCCGCCCGCAAAACCTCTATTTCAGTCAGTTCCTGCTGGCCTTCGGCAGCACGTTTTTTCTCGGCCCGACCATGGTTCTAGGCACGCGCAACGTGCTGACCAATCCGCGCAACCTGGTGAGTTTTTCCGTGCTGTTCGGGATCTGCAATAACCTCGGCGGCCTGCTTGGCGCGGCGCTTCTGGGCACCTTTCAGATCGTCCGCGAGAAATTCCACTCCAGCCAGATCGTCGAGCATCTGGTGATGTCCGATCCATTGGTGGCCGCGCGGGTACAGAGTGGCGGATCGGCGTACGGTTCGCTGCTCGCCGACCCGAGCCTGCGCAACCTGGCGGGTATTCGTAGCCTGTCCAACGCCGCCACGCGTGAGGCCAACGTGCTGGCCTATAACGACGTGTTCATGCTGATCGCCGTTATTGCGGTGCTGACCATGATCTGGCTGTCCATTCGCGCACTGTGGCTGATGAGCACCACCAAAGCCGTCGCCCCAGCGCCATCCACACCTTCCAGCGGTGCCACTTCTTCATGA